Sequence from the Bacillus thuringiensis genome:
ATTTGGCATATGAATATCACCAACTGGTTCCGCCGCTGTCATCTCTTTATTCCCTTCACGTTTTTCAATCCAAAACGGATCTAATCCGCGAACAAATGGTAATTGTTTAAAGTTATATTCCGGTGTAGGTGCTGGCATTGTCCATTCTAATGTACGTGCATCCCATGGATCACGACCAGCCTTTTCTTTTGATACCGTTGTTTTAATTACATTGAATAGAAGAACAATCGTTCCAAGAGCCATAAACACCGCTCCAATAGAACTAATCATATTCCCCATCTCCAATCCTTGCCCTTCAAGATATGTGTAGTAACGACGCGGCATACCAATTAACCCTAGGAAATGCTGAATAAAGAACGTTAAATGGAAACCGATAAAGAATAGCCAAAACGTTATCTTCCCTAACGTTTCATTCAATACTTTATTAAACATGAGTGGCCAATAATAATGAGCCCCTGCAAGTAAACCAAATACAACACCGCCAACGATTACATAATGAAAGTGTGCTACTACGAAATAGTTATCATGAAATTGATAATCAGCTGGTGCAGATGCTAGCATAACACCTGTAACTCCGCCCATTACGAATGATGGAATGAAAGCTACTGCCCACATCATCGGTGTCGTAAAACGAATACTTCCGCCCCACATCGTAAAGAGCCAGTTGAATATTTTAATACCGGTCGGAACCGCAATTGCCATTGTTGCAACTGAGAAAATAGCATTTGCAACTGGACCAAGCCCAACAGTAAACATATGATGCGCCCATACCATAAATCCTAAGAATCCAATTAATACTGTCGCAAACACCATCGACGAATAACCAAATAATCGTTTTTTCGAAAATGTCGCGAAGATTTCTGAGAATATTCCGAAAGCTGGGAGTATAAGAATGTATACTTCTGGATGACCGAAAATCCAGAATAAATGCTCCCATATAATTGTATTCCCGCCCAATGCTGGATTAAAGAAACTTGTTCCAAATAAACGATCTAACATTAAAAGTCCTAATCCTACAGTTAACGGCGGAAAAGCGAATAATATTAGCGAAGATGTTACAAATGTCGTCCATGTAAACATCGGCATACGCATATACGTCATTCCTGGCGCACGCATATTAATAATGGTTACAAGAAAGTTAATACCTCCAATTAATGTACCAATACCGGAGATTTGCAAGCCGAGTACATAAAAATCAACACCATGGCCTTTAGAGGCTAAAGCTAAAGATGCATAAGATGTCCATCCTGCATCAGGTGCTCCACCTAAAAACCAACTTAAATTTAAAAATACTCCACCAAAGAAAAACAACCAAAATCCGAGTGAATTCAAAAACGGGAACGCTACATCACGTGCACCAATTTGAAGTGGTACAGCGGCGTTCATAAATGCAAACACGAGTGGCATAGCTGCGAGGAAAATCATTGTTGTACCGTGCATCGTTAATACTTGATTATAAGCATCCCCAACAAGAAAAGCGTTGTTAGGAATCGCTAATTGAAGGCGAATAAATAGAGCTTCTATTCCGCCTATTACAAAAAACAATCCACCTGCAATTAAATAGAGAATGGCAATCTTTTTATGGTCTACTGTCGTTAAATAATCCCATATGACAGCACCCATCCCCTGTTTTTTTGCTACAGAACTCACGTTTTCAACCTCCCCTTCGCGAATAATCCCTCTTTACTTTTCAACTTTTAACGTTTGTAAGTATGCATTTAATGCATCAATTTGATCATCCGTTAAGTTGCCATATTTACCAGTCATTTTATTTCCTGGTTTCATATTTTCAGGATCTTTCAGCCATTTTTTTAAGTTTTCTTCATTGTTTTCGGCAATACCGGCAACCATATCGCGATCCGCAAAGTTTGCTAAGTTTGGTGCGATACGAGCGGAAGGTGGTCTACTATCATTAGATCCAACTGCGTGACAACCAATACAGCTTTTATTAAATATTTCTTGGCCCTCTTGCGCCTTTGTTGAAGCTACTTCTTTCTTCCCATCAATCTTCTTCATATCAGCAAGCCACTTTTTGTACTCGCTTTCATCTAAAGCTTTCACTTTGAATTGCATTAAAGAATGTGATGGGCCGCAAAATTCTGTACAAAAACCATTATAAGTGCCCGATTTGTCTGCCTTTAACCACATTTTGTTCACATTATCTGTATTTGTATCCATTTTCCCAGCTAAAGATGGAACCCAAAATGAATGTTTAATATCGGCACCCTTCAAATTCAAATACACTTTCTTACCTGTGGGGATGACTAAATCTTGAGAAGTTACTATTTTTTCTGATTTATAAGAAAATTCCCACCAATAAAGATTCGCTGTTACATCAACAACGATAGTATCTTTATCAATATTCTTTTTCTCCATCGCACTTACATCAGCAAGTTTGAATGTATATGTAACCGTCGGAACAGCTAAGATTAACAAAAGAATAATCGGAATAACTGTCCATATAATTTCTAGTTTGTGATTCCCTTCAACTTGCTCCGGAATATAATCTTCCTGACCCTTCTTTTGTCGGAAACGCACAATTACATATAAGAAAATAATAGTAACTACTAGTACTACTCCTACCATAATCGCAGTTGCGAGTAAGAGCAAATCATATTGCATTTTTGCTACTTCTCCTTGCGGAATTAAAGTAGATTGAAAGGCTTTACCGCATCCCCCTAACAGTAAAGCCAGCAGTGAAACGAACGAAAGCAGTCGCCACTGTTTCTTCATACAAACAACCCCCACTTTCCTTGTGAATTAGATTGTACTTTATAGTTAAGTAAAGTAAATCTCAACGTAAAGAAATCCAATTATGTCGTTGTCTTAGAAGAATGTAACTACAATCATTGATACAAATAAGATTGTTAAATAATTTAGGGAATAAACAAACATTTGTACGGACCATTTGATGTCATCTTTCTTACGGAAGCCATAAAATCCTAAAATGATCCATCCGATGTTAAGCAAAGTTGCAATTACCATAAATGTTATCCCTAGTCCACTCATATAAAATGGTAGTGGCAATAAACATACTGTCCAAATCATAATTTGGCGTTTCGTAATTTCAAATCCATGAACTACAGGAAGCATTGGGATTCCTGCATTTCGATATTCATCAACACGTTTCATTGCTAATGCAAGGAAATGTGGGATTTGCCAAATAAACATAATCAAAAATAACATCCAAGCAATTGGATGGCCTAAAGATGGATCGATTGCTGCCCATCCAATTAAAGGTGGAACTGCACCAGAGATACTACCTACAACAGTATTTAGTGTATACTTTCTCTTTGTCCATAAACTATATAGAACAACATATGTGAAAGCACCAATAAACCCCATTAACACTGCCATTGGTGTTGTTAATAATAAAAATACAAATCCAAGAAGTAATATAACTAATCCAAATGTAAGTGCAAATCCTGGTTTATACTTTCCAGTAACCGTTGGACGGGTCTTTGTTCTTTCCATTAATGGATCGATGTCTCGATCAATGTAGTTGTTTAAACAACATACCCCTGCCATAACTAATCCAGAACCAACGATTGTAAAAAATAACTTATCCAGATTGTCCATCACACTTAGTCCATTAAAGTGTAATGCCAACCAAAATCCTGTAAATACAGTAAGTGTATTTGAGTTTACAATCCCCATTTTAACGAGTGCTTTTAAATCTTGTAACCGAGTTGTTTCCGGTACACTTGTAACAGCAGACTCATCATGCAGCTCACTTGTTGCATGGTTCATCACTTTAACCCCCTCTTAAAACTTTCATCTTTCTTTTTGCGCCTATTTCAAATGAAATATTTCGCTTCTATATAGCAATATTATTACAGTAGAAACATTGTTAACCCATTCTACTACTAATCTACGCCCATACTCCAATATATTAAATCACATTTCCCGAACATTTTGTGAAGAAAACATGAACTTTTTGTGTCGAACATAAAAAACTTAATTCTTACTTGTCCTTATCATAACATGATGTTACCTTCTATCATAAACTTTTTTGTCATATTTAACACGTATTCTCCCCATTTCTTTTCAAAATCGCCTATTTTCTCCCTAATTTTTTCCTTATACATCCTATTTCTACACCCATTTTCTCTCCCCTGTCTTCCCCCGCCATTTCTTTGCTATTTTATTATTTTTTATATATCATAGGAACTAGCGCGTTTTATTCTATACATAATGGAATGAAAATATTTCGCAATAACTTCATAGCAGAAAGATGGTGAACGAGATTGCAACGCTTTATTAAATGGTTAGCAGTCATTACGAGTCTTGATTTATTAATAGTTTTATTAGGAGGCGCCTTAGTTACAAAAACGGGTTCTGGCCAAGGCTGCGGTAAATCATGGCCGCTTTGTAACGGTGAATTTGTTCCATCTAATTTATCAATGGAAACTATTATTGAACTGAGTCACCGCCTTACATCAGGATCCGCAGGAATTCTTGTCACTCTCCTTTGTATTTTGTCCTGGAAATATTATAAACATGTGCGCGAAACAAAAACGTTAGCAATTTTATCCTTCGTATTTTTAGTTGCACAAGCATTAATGGGGGCTGCAGCAGTTGTTTGGGGACAAATGCCCGCTGTACTTGCTATCCATTTCGGTATTTCCTTAATTTCATTTGCTTCTGTTATTTTATTAACGTGTCTTATCTTTGAAATTGACCAAAAATTTGATGCA
This genomic interval carries:
- the ctaD gene encoding cytochrome c oxidase subunit I, which encodes MGAVIWDYLTTVDHKKIAILYLIAGGLFFVIGGIEALFIRLQLAIPNNAFLVGDAYNQVLTMHGTTMIFLAAMPLVFAFMNAAVPLQIGARDVAFPFLNSLGFWLFFFGGVFLNLSWFLGGAPDAGWTSYASLALASKGHGVDFYVLGLQISGIGTLIGGINFLVTIINMRAPGMTYMRMPMFTWTTFVTSSLILFAFPPLTVGLGLLMLDRLFGTSFFNPALGGNTIIWEHLFWIFGHPEVYILILPAFGIFSEIFATFSKKRLFGYSSMVFATVLIGFLGFMVWAHHMFTVGLGPVANAIFSVATMAIAVPTGIKIFNWLFTMWGGSIRFTTPMMWAVAFIPSFVMGGVTGVMLASAPADYQFHDNYFVVAHFHYVIVGGVVFGLLAGAHYYWPLMFNKVLNETLGKITFWLFFIGFHLTFFIQHFLGLIGMPRRYYTYLEGQGLEMGNMISSIGAVFMALGTIVLLFNVIKTTVSKEKAGRDPWDARTLEWTMPAPTPEYNFKQLPFVRGLDPFWIEKREGNKEMTAAEPVGDIHMPNPSFSPFIISLGLFIAAFGAMYMQGGKDKFWLLVAIIGLIITFGTMFLRSVIDDHGYHIHKEDLEDKGGKA
- the coxB gene encoding cytochrome c oxidase subunit II encodes the protein MKKQWRLLSFVSLLALLLGGCGKAFQSTLIPQGEVAKMQYDLLLLATAIMVGVVLVVTIIFLYVIVRFRQKKGQEDYIPEQVEGNHKLEIIWTVIPIILLLILAVPTVTYTFKLADVSAMEKKNIDKDTIVVDVTANLYWWEFSYKSEKIVTSQDLVIPTGKKVYLNLKGADIKHSFWVPSLAGKMDTNTDNVNKMWLKADKSGTYNGFCTEFCGPSHSLMQFKVKALDESEYKKWLADMKKIDGKKEVASTKAQEGQEIFNKSCIGCHAVGSNDSRPPSARIAPNLANFADRDMVAGIAENNEENLKKWLKDPENMKPGNKMTGKYGNLTDDQIDALNAYLQTLKVEK
- the ctaB gene encoding protoheme IX farnesyltransferase, producing MNHATSELHDESAVTSVPETTRLQDLKALVKMGIVNSNTLTVFTGFWLALHFNGLSVMDNLDKLFFTIVGSGLVMAGVCCLNNYIDRDIDPLMERTKTRPTVTGKYKPGFALTFGLVILLLGFVFLLLTTPMAVLMGFIGAFTYVVLYSLWTKRKYTLNTVVGSISGAVPPLIGWAAIDPSLGHPIAWMLFLIMFIWQIPHFLALAMKRVDEYRNAGIPMLPVVHGFEITKRQIMIWTVCLLPLPFYMSGLGITFMVIATLLNIGWIILGFYGFRKKDDIKWSVQMFVYSLNYLTILFVSMIVVTFF